Proteins co-encoded in one Bremerella sp. TYQ1 genomic window:
- a CDS encoding tRNA-dihydrouridine synthase, which translates to MALRLGNLELDFPLVQAALSGYSDMSMRVIARRMGAPYTICEVMLDKFLVELNDRKKNRHFLAIADEEHPVGGQLMGAEPEQFSAGAKRLVEAGFDVIDINFGCPVKKVLGRCRGGFHLSQPEVALEIVRRTRDVVPSDMPLTVKMRRGIDDTEESRDKFFEILDGAFEIGVDAITVHGRTVEQRYIGPSRWEFLAEVKRHVGDRTILGSGDLFSAQDCFDMMRETGVNGVTVARGAIGNPWIFQQARALAAGEPLPPPPTTFEQLEIIEEHLRLVVELYGEAKAMTNFRKFGVKYSFLHPQIEEVRAKFVRIKEMADWEAIRDEFYSTDQPGNYLSSDIHNKQVNCSAG; encoded by the coding sequence ATGGCCTTACGTCTCGGCAACTTAGAACTCGATTTTCCCCTCGTTCAAGCCGCCCTTTCCGGCTACAGCGACATGTCGATGCGTGTGATCGCGCGTCGCATGGGGGCTCCGTATACGATTTGTGAAGTGATGCTCGATAAGTTTCTTGTCGAGTTGAACGATCGCAAAAAGAACCGCCACTTCCTGGCCATCGCTGACGAAGAGCATCCGGTGGGCGGTCAATTGATGGGGGCAGAACCGGAGCAGTTTTCTGCCGGCGCGAAGCGTTTGGTCGAAGCAGGCTTCGACGTCATCGACATCAACTTCGGCTGTCCGGTCAAGAAGGTGTTGGGGCGCTGCCGAGGTGGCTTTCATCTCAGTCAGCCAGAGGTGGCGTTAGAGATCGTTCGCCGCACACGCGACGTTGTACCGAGTGACATGCCACTGACGGTGAAGATGCGTCGTGGGATTGATGATACCGAGGAAAGCCGAGATAAGTTCTTCGAGATCCTCGATGGAGCCTTCGAGATCGGTGTCGATGCGATCACGGTTCACGGACGTACCGTCGAGCAGCGATACATTGGCCCCAGCCGCTGGGAGTTCCTTGCCGAAGTGAAGCGACATGTCGGCGACCGAACCATTCTTGGCAGCGGCGACCTTTTCTCCGCGCAAGATTGCTTTGACATGATGCGCGAGACCGGGGTCAACGGCGTAACCGTGGCCCGTGGCGCGATCGGGAATCCTTGGATCTTTCAGCAGGCAAGAGCCTTAGCCGCAGGAGAACCATTGCCGCCACCTCCGACAACGTTCGAGCAGTTGGAGATCATCGAAGAACATCTTCGCCTGGTGGTCGAGCTTTACGGCGAAGCGAAAGCGATGACCAACTTCCGAAAGTTCGGCGTGAAGTATTCGTTCCTGCACCCGCAGATCGAAGAGGTGCGTGCCAAGTTCGTTCGCATCAAGGAAATGGCCGACTGGGAAGCGATTCGAGACGAGTTTTACTCGACCGATCAGCCTGGCAACTATCTCTCGTCCGACATCCACAACAAGCAGGTCAACTGCTCGGCCGGCTAG